The Papilio machaon chromosome 3, ilPapMach1.1, whole genome shotgun sequence genome window below encodes:
- the LOC106719627 gene encoding ATP-binding cassette sub-family F member 1 isoform X2 — MSKKKGTKKNQDLDEDFEDKRLEESHDITSKNKGKNKKKGKTNANISDEELDTNKKNIASDDEEEVKPGTKKSQKKGKNKKKDDVSEDEYEESKATNIASKTSKQSKKKKGKGKKDDWSDDGSDLDLKEVSEDEVAKPVSKKKAKNKKKAVEEHSDDEDHDDTKSVVSNTSSKPATKAKGKKGKEKKNDDWSDNGSDVELKELSDEEVAKPVTKKKSKNKKKLEAVESSDNEDDDDSKSLSSVMPPPAPKNKKEKAKIEELPVEDVDSKIILSDEEQIIKPAVKSKSKNKKKNNIDDIEEELKKFEMKDPEPEEEIIEEKEEKGQQEIVEVEKKMSHKEKKKLKKQQEYEKQMEMLTKKGGQGHSDLDANFTVSQAQKTAGQMAALENAVDIKVENFSISAKGKDLFVNANLLIANGRRYGLVGPNGHGKTTLLRHLAQRAFPLPPHIDILLCEQEVTASDMSAVDTLLESDVKRTELLKECKELEAETEKGNLSKQDRLNEVYAELKAIGADAAEPRARRILAGLGFSKEMQDRATKNFSGGWRMRVSLARALYIEPTLLLLDEPTNHLDLNAVIWLDNYLQGWKKTLLVVSHDQSFLDNVCNEIIHLDQQKLFYYKGNYSMFKKMYAQKRKEMIKEYEKQEKRLKEMKSHGQSKKQAEKKQKEVLTRKQEKNRSKSQREEAEEGAAPVTLLQRPKEYIVKFNFPDPPPLQPPILGLHNVNFNFPGQKPLFIDVDFGIDLNSRIAIVGPNGVGKSTFLKLLVGELSPVRGELIRNHRLRIGRFDQHSGEHLTAEESPVEYLQRLFGLQYEKARKALGTFGLAGHAHTIKMKDLSGGQKARVALAELTLMAPDVVILDEPTNNLDIESIDALAEAINQYKGGVVIVSHDERLIRETECALYVIEDQTINEVDGDFDDYRKELLESLGETINSPSIIANAAVLQ; from the exons ATGTCTAAGAAAAAAGgtacaaagaaaaatcaaGATCTTGATGAAGACTTCGAAGACAAGCGGTTGGAAGAATCGCATGATATAACCTCAAAGAATAAagggaaaaataaaaagaaaggaaaaaCAAACGCTAATATTAGTGATGAGGAACTGGATAcgaataagaaaaatatagctTCAGATGATGAAGAAGAAGTCAAACCCGgaacaaaaaaatcacaaaaaaaag gtaaaaacaaaaagaaagatgatgtttctgaagacgAATATGAAGAAAGTAAGGCCACAAATATTGCATCAAAGACCtctaaacaaagtaaaaagaagaaag gtAAGGGTAAAAAAGATGATTGGTCAGATGATGGCAGTGATTTAGACCTTAAGGAAGTTTCCGAAGATGAAGTAGCAAAACctgttagtaaaaaaaaag caaagaataaaaagaaagcTGTAGAGGAACATTCAGATGACGAGGATCATGATGACACTAAGTCTGTAGTTAGCAATACATCTAGTAAACCAGCTACTAAAGCTAAAGGCAAGAAAG gTAAAGAAAAGAAGAATGATGATTGGTCAGATAATGGCAGTGATGTGGAACTAAAAGAACTGTCAGATGAGGAAGTAGCGAAACCTGTtactaaaaagaaat CGAAAAATAAGAAGAAATTAGAAGCAGTTGAATCATCAGATaatgaagatgatgatgattctaAATCATTAAGCAGTGTAATGCCTCCACCGGctcctaaaaataaaaaag AAAAAGCTAAGATTGAAGAATTGCCTGTTGAAGATGTGGactcaaaaataatattatcagaTGAAGAGCAAATAATTAAACCGGCAGTTAAGAGTAAAA gtaaaaataaaaagaaaaataatatagatgaTATTGAAGAAGAGTTGAAGAAATTTGAAATGAAGGATCCAGAACCTGAAGAAGAAATTATCGAAGAAAAG GAAGAGAAAGGTCAACAAGAGATAGTAGAAGTCGAAAAGAAAATGAGTCACAAAGAGAAGAAGAAACTGAAGAAGCAACAAGAATATGAGAAGCAGATGGAGATGCTGACGAAGAAAGGTGGACAGGGACATAGCGATTTGGATGCCAATTTTACTGTGAGTCAAGCGCAGAAAACTGCAG gtcaAATGGCTGCTTTAGAGAATGCAGTTGACATAAAAGTAGAAAACTTTTCTATAAGCGCTAAAGGCAAAGATCTGTTTGTGAATGCTAATTTATTGATAGCTAATGGCCGTAGGTACGGTCTGGTAGGTCCTAACGGGCACGGTAAGACCACCTTGTTGAGACATTTAGCTCAGCGTGCGTTTCCACTGCCCCCACACATTGATATACTGCTTTGTGAACAAGAGGTCACCGCCAGTGATATGAGTGCTGTTGATACTTTGCTGGAATCTGATGTTAAGAGAACTG aacttTTAAAGGAATGCAAAGAATTAGAGGCAGAGACTGAGAAAGGAAATTTGAGTAAGCAAGATAGACTTAATgag gtGTACGCAGAGCTGAAGGCGATAGGTGCGGACGCGGCGGAGCCCCGCGCGCGACGTATCCTGGCAGGTCTGGGCTTCAGCAAGGAGATGCAGGATCGCGCCACAAAGAACTTCTCCGGTGGATGGCGCATGAGAGTTTCACTCGCCAG aGCTCTATATATAGAGCCAACACTGTTGCTGCTCGACGAACCTACAAACCATTTAGATCTCAATGCTGTTATTTGGTTGGACAA ttatttacaaGGATGGAAGAAGACATTGTTGGTTGTATCTCACGACCAGTCGTTCTTAGACAACGTGTGTAACGAGATTATACATTTAGATCAACAGAAGTTGTTCTACTATAAGGGAAATTATTCCATGTTTAAGAAAATGTACGCACAGAAACGTAAAGAAATGATCAAAGAATACGAGAAGCAAGAGAAGAGATTAAAGGAGATGAAATCACACGGACAATCGAAGAAACAGGCT gaaaaaaaacagaaagaaGTACTAACACGTAAGCAAGAGAAGAACAGGAGTAAGAGTCAGCGGGAGGAGGCGGAGGAGGGCGCGGCGCCGGTGACGCTGCTGCAGCGACCCAAGGAGTACATCGTCAAGTTCAACTTCCCCGACCCCCCACCTCTACAGCCTCCAATACTCGGCTTGCACA ATGTGAATTTCAACTTCCCGGGTCAGAAGCCGCTGTTTATAGATGTGGACTTCGGTATAGATCTGAACTCTCGTATCGCTATCGTGGGCCCCAACGGAGTCGGCAAGTCCACATTCCTCAAACTTCTAGTGGGAGAACTGAGCCCCGTGCGGGGAGAATTGATCAGGAATCATAGATTG AGGATAGGTCGTTTCGACCAGCACTCTGGTGAGCATCTAACTGCTGAGGAGTCCCCGGTGGAGTACCTGCAGCGCCTGTTCGGTCTGCAGTACGAGAAGGCGCGCAAGGCGCTGGGCACGTTTGGTCTCGCGGGTCACGCTCACACCATCAAGATGAAGGACCTCAGCGGAGGGCAGAAGGCGAGGGTCGCCCTCGCTGAACTCACCCTCATGGCTCCCGATGTCGTTATATTG GACGAGCCGACGAACAATTTGGACATAGAAAGTATTGACGCACTCGCGGAGGCCATCAACCAGTACAAGGGTGGTGTTGTGATTGTGTCTCACGACGAGCGTCTCATCAGAGAGACTGAGTGCGCGCTCTACGTCATCGAGGATCAAACTATTAATGAG GTGGATGGCGACTTTGATGACTACAGGAAGGAACTCCTGGAGAGTCTGGGAGAGACTATCAACTCTCCTTCCATCATCGCTAACGCGGCTGTTCTACAATAG
- the LOC106719627 gene encoding ATP-binding cassette sub-family F member 1 isoform X1, which yields MSKKKGTKKNQDLDEDFEDKRLEESHDITSKNKGKNKKKGKTNANISDEELDTNKKNIASDDEEEVKPGTKKSQKKGLCKNKKKDDVSEDEYEESKATNIASKTSKQSKKKKGKGKKDDWSDDGSDLDLKEVSEDEVAKPVSKKKAKNKKKAVEEHSDDEDHDDTKSVVSNTSSKPATKAKGKKGKEKKNDDWSDNGSDVELKELSDEEVAKPVTKKKSKNKKKLEAVESSDNEDDDDSKSLSSVMPPPAPKNKKEKAKIEELPVEDVDSKIILSDEEQIIKPAVKSKSKNKKKNNIDDIEEELKKFEMKDPEPEEEIIEEKEEKGQQEIVEVEKKMSHKEKKKLKKQQEYEKQMEMLTKKGGQGHSDLDANFTVSQAQKTAGQMAALENAVDIKVENFSISAKGKDLFVNANLLIANGRRYGLVGPNGHGKTTLLRHLAQRAFPLPPHIDILLCEQEVTASDMSAVDTLLESDVKRTELLKECKELEAETEKGNLSKQDRLNEVYAELKAIGADAAEPRARRILAGLGFSKEMQDRATKNFSGGWRMRVSLARALYIEPTLLLLDEPTNHLDLNAVIWLDNYLQGWKKTLLVVSHDQSFLDNVCNEIIHLDQQKLFYYKGNYSMFKKMYAQKRKEMIKEYEKQEKRLKEMKSHGQSKKQAEKKQKEVLTRKQEKNRSKSQREEAEEGAAPVTLLQRPKEYIVKFNFPDPPPLQPPILGLHNVNFNFPGQKPLFIDVDFGIDLNSRIAIVGPNGVGKSTFLKLLVGELSPVRGELIRNHRLRIGRFDQHSGEHLTAEESPVEYLQRLFGLQYEKARKALGTFGLAGHAHTIKMKDLSGGQKARVALAELTLMAPDVVILDEPTNNLDIESIDALAEAINQYKGGVVIVSHDERLIRETECALYVIEDQTINEVDGDFDDYRKELLESLGETINSPSIIANAAVLQ from the exons ATGTCTAAGAAAAAAGgtacaaagaaaaatcaaGATCTTGATGAAGACTTCGAAGACAAGCGGTTGGAAGAATCGCATGATATAACCTCAAAGAATAAagggaaaaataaaaagaaaggaaaaaCAAACGCTAATATTAGTGATGAGGAACTGGATAcgaataagaaaaatatagctTCAGATGATGAAGAAGAAGTCAAACCCGgaacaaaaaaatcacaaaaaaaaggtttat gtaaaaacaaaaagaaagatgatgtttctgaagacgAATATGAAGAAAGTAAGGCCACAAATATTGCATCAAAGACCtctaaacaaagtaaaaagaagaaag gtAAGGGTAAAAAAGATGATTGGTCAGATGATGGCAGTGATTTAGACCTTAAGGAAGTTTCCGAAGATGAAGTAGCAAAACctgttagtaaaaaaaaag caaagaataaaaagaaagcTGTAGAGGAACATTCAGATGACGAGGATCATGATGACACTAAGTCTGTAGTTAGCAATACATCTAGTAAACCAGCTACTAAAGCTAAAGGCAAGAAAG gTAAAGAAAAGAAGAATGATGATTGGTCAGATAATGGCAGTGATGTGGAACTAAAAGAACTGTCAGATGAGGAAGTAGCGAAACCTGTtactaaaaagaaat CGAAAAATAAGAAGAAATTAGAAGCAGTTGAATCATCAGATaatgaagatgatgatgattctaAATCATTAAGCAGTGTAATGCCTCCACCGGctcctaaaaataaaaaag AAAAAGCTAAGATTGAAGAATTGCCTGTTGAAGATGTGGactcaaaaataatattatcagaTGAAGAGCAAATAATTAAACCGGCAGTTAAGAGTAAAA gtaaaaataaaaagaaaaataatatagatgaTATTGAAGAAGAGTTGAAGAAATTTGAAATGAAGGATCCAGAACCTGAAGAAGAAATTATCGAAGAAAAG GAAGAGAAAGGTCAACAAGAGATAGTAGAAGTCGAAAAGAAAATGAGTCACAAAGAGAAGAAGAAACTGAAGAAGCAACAAGAATATGAGAAGCAGATGGAGATGCTGACGAAGAAAGGTGGACAGGGACATAGCGATTTGGATGCCAATTTTACTGTGAGTCAAGCGCAGAAAACTGCAG gtcaAATGGCTGCTTTAGAGAATGCAGTTGACATAAAAGTAGAAAACTTTTCTATAAGCGCTAAAGGCAAAGATCTGTTTGTGAATGCTAATTTATTGATAGCTAATGGCCGTAGGTACGGTCTGGTAGGTCCTAACGGGCACGGTAAGACCACCTTGTTGAGACATTTAGCTCAGCGTGCGTTTCCACTGCCCCCACACATTGATATACTGCTTTGTGAACAAGAGGTCACCGCCAGTGATATGAGTGCTGTTGATACTTTGCTGGAATCTGATGTTAAGAGAACTG aacttTTAAAGGAATGCAAAGAATTAGAGGCAGAGACTGAGAAAGGAAATTTGAGTAAGCAAGATAGACTTAATgag gtGTACGCAGAGCTGAAGGCGATAGGTGCGGACGCGGCGGAGCCCCGCGCGCGACGTATCCTGGCAGGTCTGGGCTTCAGCAAGGAGATGCAGGATCGCGCCACAAAGAACTTCTCCGGTGGATGGCGCATGAGAGTTTCACTCGCCAG aGCTCTATATATAGAGCCAACACTGTTGCTGCTCGACGAACCTACAAACCATTTAGATCTCAATGCTGTTATTTGGTTGGACAA ttatttacaaGGATGGAAGAAGACATTGTTGGTTGTATCTCACGACCAGTCGTTCTTAGACAACGTGTGTAACGAGATTATACATTTAGATCAACAGAAGTTGTTCTACTATAAGGGAAATTATTCCATGTTTAAGAAAATGTACGCACAGAAACGTAAAGAAATGATCAAAGAATACGAGAAGCAAGAGAAGAGATTAAAGGAGATGAAATCACACGGACAATCGAAGAAACAGGCT gaaaaaaaacagaaagaaGTACTAACACGTAAGCAAGAGAAGAACAGGAGTAAGAGTCAGCGGGAGGAGGCGGAGGAGGGCGCGGCGCCGGTGACGCTGCTGCAGCGACCCAAGGAGTACATCGTCAAGTTCAACTTCCCCGACCCCCCACCTCTACAGCCTCCAATACTCGGCTTGCACA ATGTGAATTTCAACTTCCCGGGTCAGAAGCCGCTGTTTATAGATGTGGACTTCGGTATAGATCTGAACTCTCGTATCGCTATCGTGGGCCCCAACGGAGTCGGCAAGTCCACATTCCTCAAACTTCTAGTGGGAGAACTGAGCCCCGTGCGGGGAGAATTGATCAGGAATCATAGATTG AGGATAGGTCGTTTCGACCAGCACTCTGGTGAGCATCTAACTGCTGAGGAGTCCCCGGTGGAGTACCTGCAGCGCCTGTTCGGTCTGCAGTACGAGAAGGCGCGCAAGGCGCTGGGCACGTTTGGTCTCGCGGGTCACGCTCACACCATCAAGATGAAGGACCTCAGCGGAGGGCAGAAGGCGAGGGTCGCCCTCGCTGAACTCACCCTCATGGCTCCCGATGTCGTTATATTG GACGAGCCGACGAACAATTTGGACATAGAAAGTATTGACGCACTCGCGGAGGCCATCAACCAGTACAAGGGTGGTGTTGTGATTGTGTCTCACGACGAGCGTCTCATCAGAGAGACTGAGTGCGCGCTCTACGTCATCGAGGATCAAACTATTAATGAG GTGGATGGCGACTTTGATGACTACAGGAAGGAACTCCTGGAGAGTCTGGGAGAGACTATCAACTCTCCTTCCATCATCGCTAACGCGGCTGTTCTACAATAG